The following proteins are co-located in the Apium graveolens cultivar Ventura chromosome 5, ASM990537v1, whole genome shotgun sequence genome:
- the LOC141661921 gene encoding glycerol kinase-like, whose translation MSNSNSDVVFIGSLDQGTTSTRFIIYDQHAKVVGSHQVEFTQIYPEAGWVEHDPMEILESAKNCMTKAIEKATADGHDVEKGLKAIGITNQRETTVIWSKSTGAPLHNAIVWMDVRTSSICRRLEKELEGGRTHFVETCGLPISTYFSALKVLWLVENVENVKKAVETGDALFGTIDSWLIWNMTGGIDGGLHVTDVSNAARTMLMNLKTLEWDKTTLKELGIPSGILPKIVSNSEVIGNVTEGWPITGIPIAGCLGDQHAAMVGQACRKGEAKSTYGTGAFILLNTGDQMINSTHGLLSTVAFKLGANAPTNYALEGSIAIAGAAVQWLRDGLGLIGSASEIEKLASEVESTGGVYFVPAFNGLFAPWWRDDARGVCIGITRFTNKAHIARAVLESMCFQVKDVLDSMHKDASEVESKEKFLLRVDGGATVNNLLMQIQADILGNPVVRPADIETTALGAAYAAGLAVGVWKEEEIFSSGERMKIATTFNPILEDEKRKKKVESWCKAVSRTFDLADLSL comes from the exons ATGTCAAACTCGAACTCAGATGTTGTTTTTATTGGTTCACTTGATCAAGGTACTACCAGTACCAGGTTCATAATATATGATCAGCACGCCAAGGTTGTTGGATCACACCAGGTTGAGTTCACTCAGATTTATCCAGAAGCAGG ATGGGTGGAACACGATCCAATGGAGATCTTGGAAAGTGCAAAGAATTGTATGACCAAGGCCATTGAGAAGGCCACTGCTGATGGTCATGATGTCGAAAAAGGATTGAAAGCTATTGGTATTACCAATCAGAGAGAGACTACTGTGATTTGGAGCAAGTCAACTGGTGCTCCTCTACATAATGCCATTGTTTGGATGGATGTTCGAACAAGTTCTATTTGCAG GAGATTGGAGAAGGAATTGGAGGGGGGAAGAACCCATTTTGTTGAGACGTGTGGTTTACCAATAAGTACTTATTTTAGTGCTTTGAAGGTTTTATGGTTGGTTGAAAATGTTGAGAATGTTAAGAAAGCTGTTGAGACTGGGGATGCTTTATTTGGGACTATTGACAGCTGGTTGATTTGGAATATGACTGGTGGGATTGATGGGGGGCTGCATGTCACTGATGTGTCGAATGCGGCTAGGACTATGTTGATGAATCTTAAGACTCTTGAGTGGGACAAGACGACCTTGAAAGAATTGGGAATTCCTAGTGGAATTCTTCCGAAGATTGTTAGTAATTCGGAGGTTATTGGAAATGTTACAGAGGGATGGCCAATTACAGGAATCCCGATTGCTGGTTGTCTTGGTGATCAGCATGCAGCTATGGTTGGCCAGGCTTGTAGAAAGGGAGAAGCGAAAAGCACTTATGGTACTGGTGCTTTCATTCTTCTAAACACTGGTGATCAGATGATCAATTCAACTCATGGACTATTAAGCACTGTTGCGTTCAAACTTGGAGCTAATGCTCCAACTAATTATGCTCTGGAGGGATCAATTGCTATTGCTGGAGCTGCAGTTCAGTGGCTCAGAGATGGTCTTGGCCTAATTGGTAGCGCAAGTGAGATTGAGAAATTGGCATCAGAAGTTGAATCCACTGGCGGGGTTTACTTTGTACCAGCATTCAATGGACTGTTCGCTCCCTGGTGGCGTGATGATGCTCGTGGAGTTTGCATTGGAATTACAAGGTTTACAAATAAGGCTCACATTGCTCGTGCTGTTCTGGAAAGCATGTGTTTCCAGGTAAAAGATGTGTTGGATTCCATGCATAAGGATGCAAGTGAAGTGGAAAGTAAAGAAAAGTTTTTGCTTAGGGTTGATGGCGGTGCTACTGTTAACAACCTCCTAATGCAGATTCAG GCAGATATATTGGGTAACCCAGTTGTTAGACCAGCTGACATTGAAACAACCGCTCTTGGAGCTGCATATGCCGCGGGTTTAGCTGTTGGAGTCTGGAAAGAAGAGGAGATTTTCTCTTCCGGTGAGAGGATGAAAATAGCT